Proteins from a genomic interval of uncultured Desulfuromusa sp.:
- a CDS encoding YbgA family protein: protein MSKEKIRLGICPGFPGAEPEVDGDYDLAGFVAETADYCAEYVIVCPDIKGEAPGQDSLQREDFIINTFVLKRWLDMLEQGKTPRNLVDFHSRHKYLIMARSVESYRRMGKLVAQSGELVAGILYQNYLVMLLGVLGLETTLPKHINVLQHIFGYFKKQLNAAEKQEVLAVFESFRTLQEPLRVPISLLKKLARKYEQPYLLQQVYLNPYLLEQRQRNHV from the coding sequence AAGAGAAAATCCGTCTTGGTATCTGTCCTGGTTTTCCTGGTGCAGAGCCAGAAGTTGATGGTGATTATGACTTAGCCGGGTTTGTGGCTGAAACCGCTGACTACTGTGCAGAATATGTCATTGTTTGTCCTGACATTAAGGGGGAGGCTCCTGGCCAGGATTCGTTGCAGCGCGAGGATTTCATCATCAACACCTTCGTCCTGAAGCGTTGGCTGGACATGCTTGAGCAAGGGAAAACGCCAAGAAATCTGGTTGATTTTCACAGCCGACACAAATATCTGATCATGGCACGGAGTGTAGAAAGTTATCGCCGGATGGGGAAACTGGTGGCCCAGTCAGGGGAATTGGTGGCAGGCATTCTCTACCAGAATTATCTGGTGATGCTGCTGGGCGTTTTGGGTCTGGAAACGACACTACCGAAACATATCAACGTATTGCAACACATATTTGGCTACTTTAAGAAGCAACTCAATGCTGCTGAAAAACAGGAGGTCCTTGCGGTTTTTGAGAGCTTTCGAACTTTGCAGGAACCTCTTCGGGTCCCCATCTCTTTGCTTAAAAAATTGGCTCGCAAGTATGAGCAACCTTATTTGCTGCAACAGGTTTATCTCAATCCCTACCTCCTGGAACAGCGACAGCGCAATCATGTCTGA